GGACTCGGCATAGGCCGCGACCAGGGTATCGAAGTCGACGTTGCGCGCGCCCGGATCATTGACGTCGGGTGAGATGGAGGCGGTGCGGTTGGTCGGCCCGAGCACGCCAGCGACGAAACGCGGCTTCTCGGGCGTCGAGTAGTCATCGGCCGCCGCGAGTGCCAGCCGAGCAGCGGCGACGTTGATCTCATAGGCGAGGTCTTCCATGCCGTAATCGGCCATGGCGATGCGCGTGGCGTTGAAGCTGTTGGTCTCGACGATGTCGGCGCCGGCCTCCAGATAGGCGCGATGGATGCCGCCGATCACGTCCGGGCGCGTGAGTACCAGCAGATCGTTGTTGCCCTTGAGGTCGCTCGGCCAGTCGGCGAAGCGCGCGCCGCGATAATCGGCCTCGGTCAGACCGTGGCGCTGGATCATGGTGCCCATGGCGCCGTCGAGAATGAGGATGGAACGCGCGAGGCGCTCGCGGATCAGAGCATTGGAATCAGTCATGGAAACTCACGGCTAGAGAAGTCGAGCGCGTGGACGGCGCGGCGGCGAGCGGCGTGGATCTTTGGCCAGGCGCTGGGAGAATTCGCGCCACAGGCGCATCTAAAGGCGGAAACGATACCATGAGCACCGGTTTTTGTTCATGGCTTCGCGCCCGAAGGCCGTTCATACAGCAATTCGCGGGCTTTCGAGACGTGCCCTCGAAATCCGGTCGCGCTATGCTAATACCCTATCTACAATTCAAAAATGACTGTGCCCATCGAGGCTCGGGAAATCACTGCCCCATGACCAACTCCAAGATCCTCGCCTTTACGTCGGCTTCGTTCAAGACCGGCGTCAGCTCACTCATCGTGCTCGGGCTGGTGGGGTGCGATGGATTCGCACGTTTCAACACCAAAAAGGACGCACCGCCGGCCGAGTCCGTCGCCGCCGAGGAGTCGGCAGGAGCGGCCACGCCTCCGGGGGCCGATCCGTTAGCCGCGACCGAGACGCCGCCGGAACAAGACAAGAAGCTGTCGGGGCCGCTCTATGAGTGGAAGGGCGATGGACGTAAGGTCACGCGCATCGTCGTCAACACCAATGAGCAGAAAGCCCGCTTCTATTCGGGCGACGAAGAGATCGGCTGGAGCACGGTTGCGACCGGACTGCCCAAGTATCCGACTCCGACCGGCCGTTTCCAGGTGACGGAGAAGGTCGAGAACAAGCGCTCGAATCTCTACGGCAAGGTCTATGGCAAGGGCGGGCGTGTCCTGCGCTCCAGCGTCAAGGTCGGACGCGATCCGATCCCGGATGGCGGACGCTTCGAGGGCGCGCACATGCCCTTCTTCATGCGTCTGACCGACGACGGCGTGGGCCTGCACGCCGGGCCGATCCCCAATCCGGGGCAGCCCGCCTCGCATGGCTGCATCCGGATGCCGACCAAGATCGCGCCCGTGTTGTTCCGTCACGTGTCGAATGGGACACCCGTGACCATCGAGGGCAAGGGACCGAGCTACGGTGATTACGTCGCCAAACAGCGTGCCAATGCCGCGCGTCGCGCCGAGGCGCGACGGATCGCCGAGCAGAAGCGCGCTGCCGAGGCCCAAAAAGCCCAACAGGTCGCTCAGACAGCGCCGAGTGCGGCCGATACGACGACCAAGCCCCAGGACGCCGCTAGCAGCGAGAGGCGCGAGACGCATGCAGTGGCCAAGGATGAGGCGACACCGGCGACCCAGGCCATCGATACCACGAACGCGCGCGAGACGCGGATGCGCGAGCCGGCCCTCGATGCCGATACTACGGCTACGGCACCGGTTGAGAGTGCGTCGGCACAGTCGTCCGAACGGACGAACGCTCCAGCACCCGAGACGGCCAAGCCCGTGTCGGCTGAAGCCACTCCCGCTGAGCCGCGACCATCGATCATCGAGGATGCGGCACCGGCGGCCGAGCCCCAGCCGGCGGCCAGTGGAACCGGCCCGTCAACGGCACCGACCAGTACACCCGAGCCGGCACAGCGCGCTGAACCGACAACGCCTTCGGCCGCCACCCGGCCGGCACCAGAGATTCAGGAAGCCCCCGCCCCGACGCCGCCGCCCGCCGCGCCGGCGGTGGAGGCAAGTGCTCCTGCACCCAAACCGGCTGAACCGACGCCGAGTCCGGCACCGGCGGCCGCACCAGCCGACAGCGCTGCCGAATGAGCGACGAGTTCCCACTCGATCCCGGCGTCTGCCATCTGAACCACGCCGCTGTCGGCCCCTGGCCGCAGCGCGCGGTGGCGGCGGTGACGCGCTTCGCCGAGGCGAACGCGCGCCAGGGGTCGCTCGACTATCCAGCCTGGCTCGCCGTCGAGCAGCGTCTGCGCGAGCGTCTGGCCTGGCTGATCGGCGCCGATCAGGCCGCCGACATCGCGCTGGCCAAGAACACGTCGGAGGCGCTGTCGGTCATCGCGCACGGTCTGCCCTGGACGCCGGGGGACAGCATCGTCGGCATCGCCCAGGAGTTTCCCTCCAACCGCGTGGTTTGGGAGTCGCTGGCCGATCAGGGTGTGACTTGGCGCGCATTGGATCTGGCCGGCTCCAGCGATCCCGAAGCGGATCTGATCGCGCTGTGCGACGATTCGACGCGGATGATCGCCGTGAGCTGGGTGCAGTATGCCTCGGGTCTGCGGCTGGATCTGGAACGGCTTGGGGCCTGGTGCCGGGCCAAGGGCGTCCTGCTGTGCGTGGATGCCATCCAGGGTCTCGGCGCCCTGCCCTTCGATCTGAAGCGCTTTCAGGCCGATTTCGTCGTCGCCGACGGGCACAAGTGGATGCTCGGTCCCGAAGGGCTGGCGCTGCTCTATGTCCGGCCCGAACAGCGCGAACGCCTACGGCTCCGTCAGTTCGGCTGGCACATGGTCGAGCATTCGGGCGACTTCGACCACACCGACTGGACACCCGCCAGGGACGCGCGCCGCTTCGAGTGCGGCAGTCCCAATCTGCTCGGGACGCACGCGCTGGAGGCCAGTCTCTCGCTGCTGGCCGAGATCGGGATGGACGAGATCTGGCGCCGGCTTCAGGCTCGCACCGAGCACCTCATCGCCCTGATCGATGCACGCGGATTCGAATTACTCACGCCCCGCGATCCCGAGCGACGCGCCGGAATCGTCACCTTCCGCGTGCCGGGCGAGTCGTCCGCGCGGCTCTATCAGTCGCTCATGGCGCGGCGCGTACTCTGCGCCCAGCGTGGCGGCGGCCTTCGCTTCTCGCCTCACTTCCACACCGCATTTGAAACCCTGGATCGCGCCATGGCGATCCTCGATGAGATCCGGCGCGAGTCGACTAAGGCGCCTTGAGCTGACTCAGATCCTCATACAGTTCGAGCGGCTCGACCACGATGCCGGTGCCGTCCGGAGCCGGAAAGACCGACGCCAGACGCTCATCGCGCGCCATGCCCTTGAGCCAGCGCTCCATGAAGACCTCCAGCTCCAGCGGCTCGGGCCGGCAGTCGGCCCAGTCGTCGTTGGCCACGGCCGCCGCCAACTCGGGACTGGGCCAGAACGGAAAGCAGTCTCGCTCATCCTCATCGCGAAACGCCACGAATCCACCCGGCCCCTGGAGCGCCCAGACCCCATCACGCGCGATGGCCTCGCGGATGAAATAGGCATAACGCTCGTCGGCGGGCAGCGCGAAAAGATCTAGACTAACGGAGTTGGAATCTGGCGCATTCATGGATTGGCTCATTGGATCGCGGATTGCTGGCAATTCGGTATGAATCTGGAGTGCCGACTCTAACAGCGCTGGCCCGTGCACAAAAGCCCAGGCTCGATTCAGGCCGTTTGGTGTACTCCTTCATGATTTCAGGTCACGGGCGCTTGTCGGTCGAACCGAAAGGGTCGCACAATACGCGGGCTTCGGACGAGGCAAGAGAGGTTGGCGACATGAGATGGTATGGAATTCTGTTGGGAGCCATTCTCGGCACCCTGGTCGGAACCCTGATCGGCTATCTGCTGGTTCCGGCGATGTTGAAATAAGCGAATCCGCTCGATTGGGGGAGTGACCGCCGATGAGGCCACTGAGGTACCGTGTCCGACCAGGCAGTTGGGAGACGGCGGGAGCCACGGTCATGGAAGGCGGCGTCAATTTCTGTGTACTGTCGCGCTATGCCGAGCGCATGCAATTGCTGCTGTTCGAGTGCGAGGAGAGTCCGGACCCCTATGAGGTGATCCAGCTCGACCCGCGCGTCAACCGCACCTTTTTCTTCTGGCACGTCTTCGTCGAGAATCTTCCCGAGGGTACCTTCTACAACTGGCGTGCCGAAGGCCAGGCCGACCTGCGCGAGACCGGAAGCCGGCTCGATGTCGAAAAGGCGCTGCTCGACCCCTGGGCCACCACCATCAGCGACCGGCTCTGGGACCGCGCCGCCGCCTCGCGCCCCGGCGACAATGTCGAAACTGCGATTCGCGGTCAGGTGCTGCGCGACGACTACGACTGGGAGGACGACAAGCCGCTGTTCATCCCGCTCAGTCAGGCGGTCATCTACGAGATGCATGTCGGCGGCTTCACCCGTCATCCCTCGTCCGGCGTGGCTCATCCGGGCACCTTCTCCGGTATCGTCGAGAAGATCCCCTATCTCAAGGAACTCGGCATCACCCATGTCGAGCTGATGCCGGTCATGGCCTTCGACGCCCAGGACGTGCCGCCCAAAACCGCCAGTCTCGGGCTGGAGAACTACTGGGGTTACAGCACCCACAGCTTCTTCGCCCCGCATCCGGGCTTCGCCGTGAGCGCCGGTCAGGCGCGCGACGAGTTCCGCAACATGATCAAGGCGTTCCACAAGGCCGGGATCGGCGTGATCCTGGACGTGGTCTTCAACCACACCGCCGAGGGCGGCGCGGGCGGTCCGGTCATCAGCTTCAAGGCGTTCGGCAACGAGATCTTCTATCACCTCGACTTCGAGGACCGCAGCCAGTACCGCGACTACACCGGCTGCGGCAACACCATGAACTGCAATCATCCGCTGGTGACGCGGTTCCTGATCGACGCCCTGCTCTACTGGGTGCGGCGCATGCACGTCGACGGCTTCCGCTTCGATCTGGCCAGCGCACTGGCGCGCGGCGAGGACGGCAATCCGCAGTACCATGCTCCGGTGCTGTGGGCGATCGAACTTGCGCCCTCGCTCAATCGCGCCCACATCATCGCTGAGGCCTGGGACGCGGCCGGACTCTATCAGGTCGGCGACTTCCCCGGATACCGCTGGACGGAATGGAACGGTCGCTATCGTGATGTCATCCGCGGCTTCGTGCGCGGCGATCCCGGTCTGGTGTCCGAGGTCGCCACCCGTCTGGCCGGATCGAGCGACATGTACGAGGGCCGTCACCGGCTGCCGATGAACTCGATCAACTTCGTCACCTGTCACGACGGCTTCACGCTGTGCGATCTGGTCAGCTACGACCACAAGCACAACGAGGCCAACGGCGAGGACAACCGCGACGGTCACGACCACAATCTGAGCTGGAACTGCGGCTACGAGGGGCCGACCGACGACCGTGAGATCCAGCGGTTGCGGCGCCGGCAGGCCCGCAACTTCATCAGTATTCTGATGCTCAGCCAGGGCGTGCCCATGCTGCTCTCGGGTGACGAGGTGTTCCGCACCAAGCGCGGCAACAACAACACCTATTGTCAGAACAACGAGCTGTCCTGGTCCGACTGGGGGCTGGTCGAGAGCAACCGCGACGTCCTGGAATTCGTGCGCGCCATGATCGCACTGCGCCGGCGTCACCCGGCACTGATGCGCGACCGCTTCCTGACCGGCCAACCCGAATACGGTCAGACACTCCCCGACATCACCTGGCACGGCACCCGGCTCGACAAACCCGACTGGGACGATCCGACGAGCCGGGTGCTGGCCTTCACCCTGGCCGGCAAGGTCGAGGACGAGCCGCCGCTGCATGTCATGTTCAACATGGATGGCGTCGAACACACATTCGAGCTGCCGGTCATCGCCGGTCGACACTGGTGTCTCGCGGTCGATACCTGCCCCGAGGGCGGACTGGTGGTGCCGCCCGAGGCACAACATCCGCTCCAGAACCCTGATCGATTCGCCGTCGGCGCGCATGGCGTGGTGGTGCTGGAGTCGCGTTCGGTATGAACCCGGCGGCGACTGGATGAACGACAACCAACGGAGGACACCCGAGATGCACATCGGCATGATCGGTCTGGGGCGCATGGGCGCCAACATGGTGCGACGCCTGCTGCGCGCCGGGCACCAGTGCGTCGTCTACAACCGCAACCCGGCCAAGGCTCAGGCCCTGGTCGACGAGGGCGCGATCGCCATCAGTGATCCGGCCGAGTTCCGCGCCCGGATGGAGTCGCCGCGCCATATCTGGCTGATGGTGCCGGCGGCGGCCGTGGGCGGCGTCATCGAGGATCTGATCCCGCATCTGGAACCGGGCGATGCCCTGATCGATGGCGGCAACTCGCACTATCACGACGATCTGGTCCACGCCGAGCGGCTGCGTCCGCTGGGTCTGCATCTGGTCGACTGCGGCACCAGCGGCGGCGTCTGGGGACTGGAGCGCGGCTACTGCCTGATGATCGGCGGCGAACCTGATGTCGTCGAGCGGCTCGACCCGATCTTCGCCGCGCTCGCGCCCGGAGCCGGTGAGATCCCACGCACCGCCGGACGTTCCGGTCCGCCGAGCCGCGCCGAACAGGGCTATCTGCACTGCGGACCCAATGGCGCCGGCCATTTCGTCAAAATGGTCCACAACGGCATCGAGTATGCGCTCATGGGCGCCTATGCCGAAGGCTTCAACCTCCTGCGCCATGCCGGTATCGGACGCGAGGACCGCGCCAGCGATGCAGAAACCGCCCCGCTCGCCCATCCCGAGCACTATCAGTACGATATCCCGCTCGCTGAGGTCGCCGAGGTCTGGCGACGCGGCAGCGTCATCGCCTCCTGGCTGCTCGACCTGACGGCCAATGCCCTGCACGAAGATCCACGGCTCGATGCATTCGGCGGCCGGGTCTCGGACTCGGGCGAAGGCCGCTGGACGGCACTGGCCGCAATCGAGACCGGCACCCCCGCCCCGCTGCTGACCACGGCGCTCTACGAACGCTTCGGCTCGCGCGGTGAGGGCGATTTCGCCAATCAGCTCCTGTCGGCGATGCGCTATCAGTTCGGCGGGCACCACGAGAAACCCAAGGACTGAACCCACTGCAATGACCCCGACTTCGACGCCTGTCCCCCTGATCCTCGCCTCGACCTCGCCCTACCGGCGCGCCCTGCTCGACCGGCTCGGCCTGCCCTTCTCCACCGCCGCGCCGGATGTCGACGAGCGTCCTCATCCCGGCGAGTCGCCGGCCGATCTGGTCCGGCGGCTCGCCGAGGCCAAGGCGCGCGCCGTGGCCGAGAACCACCCGGACGCGCTCGTCATCGGCTCGGATCAGGTCGCCTGTCTGGACGACGCCATCCTCGGCAAGCCCGGCGATCATCAAACGGCCGTCGCGCAACTGGAGCGCGCCTCGGGCCGCTGCGTGCTGTTCCAGACCGGACTCTGTGTGCTCGATGCGCGCAGCGGCCAGACTCAAACCCTGGTCGAGCCATTCCGGGTGCATTTCCGCGTGCTCAGTCGCGCGCGCATCGAAGGCTATCTCGAACGCGAGCGTCCCTACGACTGTGCCGGCAGCTTCAAATCCGAAGGACTCGGGATCGCGCTCTTCGAGCGCCTGGAAGGCGACGATCCCGCTGCGCTCATCGGCCTGCCTTTGATTCGACTCATCCCCCTGCTGGAAACCGCCGGTCTCTGCCCGCTCGGCTCTTGATCCCTTTTGATCAAATTAACGAAGGGGCGTCTTGCAAAACGGTTTTTCGTGGGCAAGACTTAATGTCAAACTCTAAAGACCCCTTCTAGGGTCAAGAATTTCCAAGGGGAATCTTCAGCAATGCGACCACGCGCCCTGAACGCCAGGCTCGTTTGGGCCTTACCCGTTTCCGCCAGCCTGCTGCTCATGGCCGGCTGCGCGAGCAACAATCTCGAATCCCAGCTCGGCGACACAGGCCATCTGACTCAGCGCGACTACGGTGACTCGCACACCTTCCCCGTTCCAGCCGAGATCCAGGACAACGTGGATTTCTGGCGTCATGTCTATGGCGTCTGGAGCCGAAGTGAGGTCGCCATTCATGACGACGAGCATCTCGGTGTGATCTATGAAGTCACCCGGATTCCGGGACTGACTCAAGCCTCGTACAACCAGCTCCAGCAATCCTGGCTGAAAGATCGCGTCGATCACTACCGGTTTCGGCTCGCCGACCTGGAGCGGCGTGTGCGCAACAACCAGCCGCTGACCGCCGACGACAAGGCGCTCCTGGCGAAATTCGATCGCGCCGGCGGGGTGGCGGCGCTCTATGGGGCCTCGGAGCGCGTCCGCGCCCAGCGCGGCATCCGCGAGAAGTTCCGCCGCGGCGTCGAGATCAGCGGCCGCTACGATCGGACCTTCCGCGAGATCATGCGTCAGTACGGCTTGCCCGAGGATCTCGCCTATCTGCCGCACGTCGAATCCTCCTTCCAGTCCAACGCGCGCTCGAGCGCTGGCGCCAGCGGAATCTGGCAGTTCATGCCGGCGACCGGACGGCAATACATGACCGTCAACGGTCATATCGACGAACGTTACGATCCGATCATCGCGGCGGAAGGCGCTGCTCGCTATCTGTCCGAAGCCCATCGACGCCTGGGCAGTTGGCCGCTGGCGATCACCTCCTACAACCACGGACAGGGCGGCATCGCCAATGCCAAGTCGCAACAGGGAAGCGACATCGGTCGTATCGTCAGGCACTACAAGGGATCGGCCTTCGGTTTCGCTTCGCGCAACTATTACGCCGAATTCATCGCCGCCCGCGAGGTTGCCCGCCACCCGGAACGTTATTTCCCCGAAGGGATTCGTTACGAGGAGCCCTGGAGGTACGACAAGATCGTATTGCGCAACAGCATGCCTGCCGTCCATCTGGCGCAGCACTACGGCACCTCCAAGCAGCAGCTCGCTGAACTGAACCTGCACTGGCGCGACCCGGTGATCAAGGGCGACGGCCATCTGCCGGCCGGAACCACGGTCTGGCTCCCGGCCGGGACGACGCGCCGGATCGCCAGTCAGCCCCCGGCCTATGCGCGTCCCGCCGCTGTCGCGCGCACCGAACCCGCCACCCGGCCCGCTGCGGCGACGCCTGCCGCGACCCGCACCGCCGTGGCCAAGACGACGCCCAAGACCAAACCTGTGGCGGCGTCCAAAGCGCCCATCGTGGCCAAGTCGTCGACCAAGACCAAGCCGGCCAAAACCCAGACCCGCTACCATATCGTCAAGCCCCAGGAGACGCTCTATCGCGTCGCGGTCCAGAACGGAATCTCGGTCGAGGAGTTGCGCAAACTCAACAAGATGCGCCCGGACGACAACCGAATCCTGCCTGGACAGAAGCTCATCGTCGGCATCTGATCAGCGCCGGGATCTGTTCAGCCCCGTCTAGCGGGGCTGACTCCATCCTTCCGGGGTGACGCGGTGGAGCCGCCGAACTCCAGTCCGCCCCCAAGCTGACAAACGCACACCACGCCATCCGTGTCGTGACCGCGCTGCTGTCGACATGCGAAGCCTGTCACAGTATCGGGCGTTGACGCCAACGCTTTTTCGAGTGTTGTGAACGGGTTCATCGCACGTGGCGGCGCGGATCGCTATAAACAGCGAACCGGGGAGGCTCGACGGCTTCGAGTCTCACATTCGCCGCCTCGACCGGAACCGGACATGCCGCCACACACCAAGCTTTCGCTTCGCTCAGTGCGTCAACCCGATCCGCGACAGACCAACGCCTTGGCTGGGGAATCCGCGATGCCGCTTCGCCTCCTGCAACTCACGGACCCTCACCTCTTCGGTGATCCCGGCGGGCAGCTTCTCGGCATCACGACACGCCGCAGCTTCGAGTCCGTGCTGGCGCTAGCCCTGTCCGAATCCCCGGCACCGGACGCGCTGATCCTGACCGGCGATCTGGTGCACGACGAAACCCCGGTCGGCTATCGCTATCTGCGTGAGCGGCTCAATCGCACCGGGATCCCGTACTATTGCATCGGCGGCAACCATGACATCCAGTCGCTGATGATGGAGCAACTCGGTCCGGCGGCGCTGGTGTCGGTGGCCCTGCGTCGGCTCGACGGCTGGAATCTGATCTTTCTCGATTCGAGCGAACCCGGAAGCGATGGCGGCCGTCTGACCGAGACCCAGCTCACGCAACTCACCGACCTGCTGGCCGATGAGCGGGCACCGGCGCTGATCTGTCTACATCACCATCCGGCGGCCGTCGGCAGCGCCTGGATCGACCGGATCGGTGTGGCGAACGGGGCGTCATTGCTCGATCTGTGCAACCGTCATCCGCACGTCAAGGCGGTGCTCTTTGGGCATGTCCATCAGGAATTCTCGGCATGGCATGGCGACTGCCGGCTGCTGGGCGCCCCCGCGACCTGCTTTCAATTCGAGCCTCGAAGCCGGGATTTCGCCATTGACGAGATTCCGCCCGGCTATCGCGAACTCATGCTCTATCCGGACGGTCGGCTCACCACGCGCGTCGTCCGACTGGTGGAGTATGCGGAGCGGCCGCTCTATCAGGCGGGCGGCTACTGAGTCGGCCAGGCGCGAACGGCCCATCGTCGCTCAGTCGATGACGAATCCGGGCCAGCCCTGATAGTCCAGCGGCTCGCAGGCCACACCCGACACGTCGGCCCTGGCCGGACCGATTCGCAGCCAGTCGCGTAACTGCGCCACGGACGCCGCCTCGCCACAGGCCAGCACCTCCACACGCCCATCGCTCAGGTTGCGCGCATAGCCGGTCAGTCCCAGTCGCATCGCCTGCTCGCGTGTCGAAGCGCGGAAGAAGACTCCCTGAACACGCCCGGCGACCACACAGCGATAGCAGACTCTGTGCTCAACGGCTCGCTCGTCCATCGTTGAATCCCCCAGGTTGTTGT
The sequence above is drawn from the Allochromatium vinosum DSM 180 genome and encodes:
- a CDS encoding lytic transglycosylase domain-containing protein; this encodes MRPRALNARLVWALPVSASLLLMAGCASNNLESQLGDTGHLTQRDYGDSHTFPVPAEIQDNVDFWRHVYGVWSRSEVAIHDDEHLGVIYEVTRIPGLTQASYNQLQQSWLKDRVDHYRFRLADLERRVRNNQPLTADDKALLAKFDRAGGVAALYGASERVRAQRGIREKFRRGVEISGRYDRTFREIMRQYGLPEDLAYLPHVESSFQSNARSSAGASGIWQFMPATGRQYMTVNGHIDERYDPIIAAEGAARYLSEAHRRLGSWPLAITSYNHGQGGIANAKSQQGSDIGRIVRHYKGSAFGFASRNYYAEFIAAREVARHPERYFPEGIRYEEPWRYDKIVLRNSMPAVHLAQHYGTSKQQLAELNLHWRDPVIKGDGHLPAGTTVWLPAGTTRRIASQPPAYARPAAVARTEPATRPAAATPAATRTAVAKTTPKTKPVAASKAPIVAKSSTKTKPAKTQTRYHIVKPQETLYRVAVQNGISVEELRKLNKMRPDDNRILPGQKLIVGI
- a CDS encoding Maf family protein, encoding MTPTSTPVPLILASTSPYRRALLDRLGLPFSTAAPDVDERPHPGESPADLVRRLAEAKARAVAENHPDALVIGSDQVACLDDAILGKPGDHQTAVAQLERASGRCVLFQTGLCVLDARSGQTQTLVEPFRVHFRVLSRARIEGYLERERPYDCAGSFKSEGLGIALFERLEGDDPAALIGLPLIRLIPLLETAGLCPLGS
- a CDS encoding metallophosphoesterase, encoding MPLRLLQLTDPHLFGDPGGQLLGITTRRSFESVLALALSESPAPDALILTGDLVHDETPVGYRYLRERLNRTGIPYYCIGGNHDIQSLMMEQLGPAALVSVALRRLDGWNLIFLDSSEPGSDGGRLTETQLTQLTDLLADERAPALICLHHHPAAVGSAWIDRIGVANGASLLDLCNRHPHVKAVLFGHVHQEFSAWHGDCRLLGAPATCFQFEPRSRDFAIDEIPPGYRELMLYPDGRLTTRVVRLVEYAERPLYQAGGY
- a CDS encoding DUF2750 domain-containing protein, with the protein product MNAPDSNSVSLDLFALPADERYAYFIREAIARDGVWALQGPGGFVAFRDEDERDCFPFWPSPELAAAVANDDWADCRPEPLELEVFMERWLKGMARDERLASVFPAPDGTGIVVEPLELYEDLSQLKAP
- a CDS encoding acylphosphatase; this encodes MDERAVEHRVCYRCVVAGRVQGVFFRASTREQAMRLGLTGYARNLSDGRVEVLACGEAASVAQLRDWLRIGPARADVSGVACEPLDYQGWPGFVID
- the gnd gene encoding phosphogluconate dehydrogenase (NAD(+)-dependent, decarboxylating) — its product is MHIGMIGLGRMGANMVRRLLRAGHQCVVYNRNPAKAQALVDEGAIAISDPAEFRARMESPRHIWLMVPAAAVGGVIEDLIPHLEPGDALIDGGNSHYHDDLVHAERLRPLGLHLVDCGTSGGVWGLERGYCLMIGGEPDVVERLDPIFAALAPGAGEIPRTAGRSGPPSRAEQGYLHCGPNGAGHFVKMVHNGIEYALMGAYAEGFNLLRHAGIGREDRASDAETAPLAHPEHYQYDIPLAEVAEVWRRGSVIASWLLDLTANALHEDPRLDAFGGRVSDSGEGRWTALAAIETGTPAPLLTTALYERFGSRGEGDFANQLLSAMRYQFGGHHEKPKD
- a CDS encoding aminotransferase class V-fold PLP-dependent enzyme, with amino-acid sequence MSDEFPLDPGVCHLNHAAVGPWPQRAVAAVTRFAEANARQGSLDYPAWLAVEQRLRERLAWLIGADQAADIALAKNTSEALSVIAHGLPWTPGDSIVGIAQEFPSNRVVWESLADQGVTWRALDLAGSSDPEADLIALCDDSTRMIAVSWVQYASGLRLDLERLGAWCRAKGVLLCVDAIQGLGALPFDLKRFQADFVVADGHKWMLGPEGLALLYVRPEQRERLRLRQFGWHMVEHSGDFDHTDWTPARDARRFECGSPNLLGTHALEASLSLLAEIGMDEIWRRLQARTEHLIALIDARGFELLTPRDPERRAGIVTFRVPGESSARLYQSLMARRVLCAQRGGGLRFSPHFHTAFETLDRAMAILDEIRRESTKAP
- the glgX gene encoding glycogen debranching protein GlgX — translated: MRPLRYRVRPGSWETAGATVMEGGVNFCVLSRYAERMQLLLFECEESPDPYEVIQLDPRVNRTFFFWHVFVENLPEGTFYNWRAEGQADLRETGSRLDVEKALLDPWATTISDRLWDRAAASRPGDNVETAIRGQVLRDDYDWEDDKPLFIPLSQAVIYEMHVGGFTRHPSSGVAHPGTFSGIVEKIPYLKELGITHVELMPVMAFDAQDVPPKTASLGLENYWGYSTHSFFAPHPGFAVSAGQARDEFRNMIKAFHKAGIGVILDVVFNHTAEGGAGGPVISFKAFGNEIFYHLDFEDRSQYRDYTGCGNTMNCNHPLVTRFLIDALLYWVRRMHVDGFRFDLASALARGEDGNPQYHAPVLWAIELAPSLNRAHIIAEAWDAAGLYQVGDFPGYRWTEWNGRYRDVIRGFVRGDPGLVSEVATRLAGSSDMYEGRHRLPMNSINFVTCHDGFTLCDLVSYDHKHNEANGEDNRDGHDHNLSWNCGYEGPTDDREIQRLRRRQARNFISILMLSQGVPMLLSGDEVFRTKRGNNNTYCQNNELSWSDWGLVESNRDVLEFVRAMIALRRRHPALMRDRFLTGQPEYGQTLPDITWHGTRLDKPDWDDPTSRVLAFTLAGKVEDEPPLHVMFNMDGVEHTFELPVIAGRHWCLAVDTCPEGGLVVPPEAQHPLQNPDRFAVGAHGVVVLESRSV
- a CDS encoding L,D-transpeptidase family protein, whose product is MTNSKILAFTSASFKTGVSSLIVLGLVGCDGFARFNTKKDAPPAESVAAEESAGAATPPGADPLAATETPPEQDKKLSGPLYEWKGDGRKVTRIVVNTNEQKARFYSGDEEIGWSTVATGLPKYPTPTGRFQVTEKVENKRSNLYGKVYGKGGRVLRSSVKVGRDPIPDGGRFEGAHMPFFMRLTDDGVGLHAGPIPNPGQPASHGCIRMPTKIAPVLFRHVSNGTPVTIEGKGPSYGDYVAKQRANAARRAEARRIAEQKRAAEAQKAQQVAQTAPSAADTTTKPQDAASSERRETHAVAKDEATPATQAIDTTNARETRMREPALDADTTATAPVESASAQSSERTNAPAPETAKPVSAEATPAEPRPSIIEDAAPAAEPQPAASGTGPSTAPTSTPEPAQRAEPTTPSAATRPAPEIQEAPAPTPPPAAPAVEASAPAPKPAEPTPSPAPAAAPADSAAE